The following proteins are co-located in the Podarcis raffonei isolate rPodRaf1 chromosome 5, rPodRaf1.pri, whole genome shotgun sequence genome:
- the LRRC18 gene encoding leucine-rich repeat-containing protein 18, protein MAKGGKNPKGKKVTLKVAKNCIKITFDGKRRLDLSKMGITTFPRCILKLNDVDELDLSRNMLKKIPDSIDKFTNLRWLDLHSNQIEKLPETIGNLQGLIFLNLCNNKLTARSLPMELNQLKILRNLNLGLNHIDNLPTTLGQLKELQEVGVFDNLLKSIPNSIAKLPKLKKLNSKRNPFPGPTEEELYIDHIKRLETLYVVEEKDLCYPCLRKCQEERDKLNKLKNTAPAPLRKPNFSSLMTPNSTAKENQADWR, encoded by the coding sequence ATGGccaaaggggggaaaaatcccAAGGGGAAAAAGGTCACCTTGAAAGTTGCTAAGAACTGCATCAAGATCACATTTGACGGGAAACGTCGCCTTGATCTTAGCAAGATGGGCATCACCACTTTTCCCAGGTGCATCTTGAAGCTGAACGATGTGGACGAACTGGACCTCAGCAGAAACATGCTCAAGAAGATCCCAGACTCAATTGACAAGTTCACGAACCTGCGCTGGCTGGACTTGCACAGCAACCAGATTGAGAAGCTGCCAGAAACAATAGGGAACCTACAGGGTCTCATTTTCCTGAATCTTTGCAACAACAAGCTAACGGCCCGGAGCTTGCCCATGGAGCTAAACCAGCTCAAGATCTTGCGTAATCTCAATCTTGGCCTCAACCACATCGACAACCTCCCAACCACTCTGGGGCAACTGAAGGAGCTCCAGGAAGTTGGCGTATTTGACAATTTACTGAAGAGCATCCCAAACAGCATTGCAAAGCTCCCTAAACTCAAGAAGTTGAATTCCAAGCGGAATCCCTTTCCTGGGCCCACAGAAGAGGAGCTCTACATTGACCACATTAAGCGCCTCGAGACACTCTACGTGGTGGAAGAAAAAGATCTTTGCTACCCATGCTTGAGGAAGTGTCAAGAAGAGAGGGACAAGCTGAACAAACTGAAGAACACTGCGCCTGCCCCACTCAGAAAGCCAAACTTTTCGAGCCTCATGACACCCAATTCTACAGCAAAGGAGAACCAGGCAGATTGGAGGTGA